The Natronoarchaeum philippinense genome includes the window CGGCGGATCGATAGTTCACCGTCGACCCGGAGGTAGGTCTTGATCTCGGCGTCGACGTCGATCACGTACTCGTCGGTCGGGAGCGCGATCGGGTCGGTGTCCGGCCCGAGTTCGTGGGTCTGCCCGCCCGACAGCGGCGTCGCGTAGACGACCGCTGGCGGGAAGACGAGTTCCGACGCCGAGCAGACGAGCGCCGAGTCCACCGGCCGCGGGAGGTCGGCCTCGCTCCGTGCGAGGTGCAGATCCGGACTCCTGACGGCGATCTCCGCGCTGTCGGCGCCGAGGACGCGGAGGCCGGACCCCGTCACCTCCCACTCGATCATTCGAGTGGAACGAAAACGCTAATGGCAGTTATTTGTATCGAATGTACGAACTTCGCACCGCGACCGTCCCGATCACCGGTACACAGGCAGTTGCCTCGGAAGTCGTACGCTGCACGTTTCTGCACAGTATTTTCCGGATGTAACCCGAATCAATCATCACCTCCGGGCGAGTGGCATTGGTTATCACTCGGGAAATCGAGGAAAGGTACAATTATACGCGGGGGCCTCCCGACGTACCACCATGGAGTACGACACCGTCAGGGAGGTCGATCCCGAGATCGCAGACGCCCTGAGCGGCGAGGTAGAGCGCCAGCAAAACACCCTCCAGATGATCGCCAGCGAGAACCACGCCAGCGAGGCGGTCATGGAGGCCCAAAGCTCCGCACTCACGAACGTCTACGCCGAGGGCTACCCCGGTGCCCGCTACTACGCGGGCTGTGAGTACGCCGACGAGGTCGAAGAGCTCGCCATCGAACGCGCCAAGGAGCTGTGGGGCGGCGACCACGTCAACGTCCAGCCCCACTCGGGCACGCAGGCCAACATGGGCGTCTATCTGGCCGTGCTCGATCCCGGCGACAAGATCCTCTCGCTCGACCTGACCCACGGCGGCCACCTGTCCCACGGCCACCCCGCGAACTTCACGGGCCAGCTGTTCGACGTCGAGCAGTACGAGGTCGACGCCGAGTCGGGCTACATCGACTACGAGGCGGTCAAAGACAAGGCCGAGGAGTTCGACCCCGACATCGTCGTCTCTGGCTACTCGGCGTACCCCCGTACCGTCGAGTGGGAGAAGATTCAGGACGCGGCCGACGCGGCCGACGCGTACCACCTCGCGGACATGGCCCACATCACGGGCCTCGTCGCGGCGGGCGTCCACCCCTCGCCCGTCGGCGTCGCCGACTTCGTCACCGGCTCGACTCACAAGACGATCCGCGCGGGTCGCGGCGGCATCATCATCTGTGACGAAGAGTACGCCGACGACATCGACGCTGCCGTGTTCCCCGGCGCGCAGGGCGGCCCCCTCATGCACAACATCGCGGGCAAGGCCGTCGGCTTCGAGGAGGCACTCGACCCCTCCTTCGAGGA containing:
- the glyA gene encoding serine hydroxymethyltransferase, encoding MEYDTVREVDPEIADALSGEVERQQNTLQMIASENHASEAVMEAQSSALTNVYAEGYPGARYYAGCEYADEVEELAIERAKELWGGDHVNVQPHSGTQANMGVYLAVLDPGDKILSLDLTHGGHLSHGHPANFTGQLFDVEQYEVDAESGYIDYEAVKDKAEEFDPDIVVSGYSAYPRTVEWEKIQDAADAADAYHLADMAHITGLVAAGVHPSPVGVADFVTGSTHKTIRAGRGGIIICDEEYADDIDAAVFPGAQGGPLMHNIAGKAVGFEEALDPSFEEYAQQTIDNAKALGETLADHGFELVSGGTDNHLVLVDLRESHPDVTGNDAEEALEEVGIVLNANTVPGETRSSFNPSGIRAGTPPLTTRGFDEEATRTVGDLIAQVVDAVAEDNFEEVRDDVEAEVAQLTDEHPLYE